Proteins co-encoded in one Tautonia rosea genomic window:
- the ftsH gene encoding ATP-dependent zinc metalloprotease FtsH produces MSAHQSPSSGNASEWNRPLIWGLAIATVLMLFSIAAIMNHRASAIESWTYGQFRRNLIEGQVKSVQLGTRSLDAELRSLNADGQPRRVRATWSGAQADPNLTELLDQHADDYEFTRDIGPLASGIATLGLVVLLLLGLFLITRGGGLGPAMAFTRSKSNARNQSTRRVTFNDVAGLREAVEELQEVVGFLKTPERYAALGGRIPKGVLLVGPPGTGKTLLARAVSGEAGVPFFALSGSDFMEMYVGVGAARVRNLFAKAEAKAPCLIFIDEIDAIGKVRSSGASGAQDERDQTLNQLLVAMDGFDVNSGIIVMAATNRPETLDPALIRPGRFDRHIRVDPPDLSGREQILKVHSREIPLCDQLDLRQVAAMTSGFAGAELANLVNEAALLAARKGKDRVERADFEQGFERILAGPETRGRIMRPDERRRIAVHEAGHALVSASLPGTDPVHKVTIIGRGNGMGGFTMYRPEEDRFLHTTEWLLHCLAGLLGGTAAEELALGSISDGATSDLQRATQIARRMVTDFGMSPNLGRVCYGIDPSSGQGGPGWSERTLREIDLEVRRILDDALALAHSVLRRRADALVALTERLLDRETIDAAELLSVLNRYPDPAPSPTIPGDPDQSSPHPTRSFLQETTDPNEPEPERNSTRNLQEQRTPS; encoded by the coding sequence ATGAGCGCGCATCAGTCACCTTCCTCAGGAAACGCGTCAGAATGGAATCGACCCCTCATCTGGGGCCTTGCGATCGCCACCGTCCTGATGCTCTTTTCCATCGCCGCGATCATGAACCATCGCGCCTCGGCAATCGAGTCCTGGACCTACGGCCAGTTCCGACGCAACCTGATCGAGGGACAGGTCAAGTCGGTCCAACTGGGGACGCGGAGCCTCGACGCCGAGCTCCGCTCCCTCAATGCCGACGGCCAGCCGAGACGGGTCCGAGCCACCTGGTCGGGCGCTCAGGCCGACCCGAACCTGACCGAACTCCTCGATCAACATGCCGACGACTATGAATTCACGAGAGACATCGGCCCCCTTGCCTCCGGCATCGCCACCCTCGGCCTGGTCGTCCTCCTCTTGCTCGGCCTTTTCCTGATCACCCGGGGAGGCGGGCTCGGCCCCGCGATGGCCTTCACTCGCAGTAAATCCAACGCCCGCAACCAATCGACCCGTCGCGTCACCTTCAACGACGTCGCCGGGCTTCGCGAGGCCGTCGAGGAACTCCAGGAAGTCGTCGGCTTCCTCAAGACTCCCGAACGCTACGCCGCACTCGGCGGTCGCATCCCCAAAGGTGTCCTCCTCGTCGGCCCACCCGGCACCGGCAAGACTCTGCTCGCCCGAGCCGTCTCGGGCGAAGCAGGGGTCCCGTTCTTTGCCTTATCAGGCTCCGATTTTATGGAAATGTATGTCGGCGTTGGCGCCGCCAGGGTCCGCAACCTCTTTGCCAAGGCCGAGGCCAAGGCCCCTTGCCTCATCTTCATCGACGAGATCGACGCCATCGGCAAGGTCCGGTCCTCCGGCGCTTCCGGAGCCCAGGACGAGCGCGACCAGACCCTCAACCAGCTCCTCGTGGCGATGGATGGCTTCGATGTCAATAGCGGCATCATCGTCATGGCGGCCACCAACCGCCCCGAAACGCTTGATCCCGCCCTGATCCGCCCTGGGCGATTCGACCGCCACATCCGGGTCGATCCCCCCGACCTCTCCGGCCGAGAACAAATCCTCAAGGTCCACTCCCGAGAGATCCCCCTCTGCGATCAGCTTGATCTCCGCCAGGTTGCCGCCATGACCTCCGGCTTCGCCGGTGCCGAGCTGGCCAATCTCGTCAACGAGGCCGCCCTGCTGGCCGCCCGCAAGGGGAAGGACCGCGTCGAGCGGGCCGACTTCGAACAGGGCTTCGAACGCATTCTTGCCGGTCCCGAGACCCGTGGCCGGATCATGCGGCCCGACGAGCGCCGACGCATCGCCGTCCACGAGGCCGGCCACGCCCTCGTCTCCGCCAGCCTTCCCGGCACCGACCCCGTCCACAAGGTCACCATCATCGGCCGGGGCAATGGCATGGGCGGCTTCACCATGTATCGACCCGAGGAAGACCGCTTCCTCCACACGACCGAGTGGCTCTTGCACTGCCTTGCCGGGCTTCTCGGCGGCACCGCGGCCGAGGAACTTGCCCTCGGCTCCATCTCCGACGGTGCGACCAGCGACCTCCAACGCGCCACCCAGATCGCCCGCCGCATGGTCACCGACTTCGGCATGAGCCCCAACCTCGGCCGGGTCTGCTACGGAATCGACCCCTCCTCCGGTCAGGGTGGCCCCGGCTGGAGCGAACGGACCCTCCGAGAGATCGACCTTGAGGTCCGCCGGATCCTCGACGACGCGCTCGCCCTGGCACATTCCGTGCTCCGACGCCGTGCGGATGCCCTCGTCGCCCTGACTGAACGGCTGCTCGATCGCGAGACAATCGACGCCGCCGAGCTCCTCTCAGTCCTCAATCGTTACCCCGACCCGGCTCCTTCGCCGACGATTCCGGGCGATCCGGACCAATCCAGTCCGCACCCGACCCGATCATTCCTCCAAGAAACCACTGATCCGAACGAACCTGAACCCGAACGTAATTCTACAAGAAATCTACAGGAACAGCGAACCCCCTCCTGA
- the pduL gene encoding phosphate propanoyltransferase has product MSATAAISRGQIEQVVRSILQQQFNGNGQQATGYRPNLVVNISARHVHLTQEHVDILFGQGYQLTEMKRLYQATDFASNETVAVVGPRQRMIPNIRILGPCRKFSQVELSFTDAISLGIDAPVRMSGDIEGTPGCLLIGPKGSVELTKGVIRAERHVHMGDRDAEYYGVKAKDRMNLRIHGPCPTTLEGLLVRTHPDWKLEVHIDTDEGNASDLVHATKVELIKP; this is encoded by the coding sequence ATGAGCGCGACCGCCGCGATCAGCCGAGGACAGATTGAACAGGTTGTTCGGTCGATCCTTCAGCAGCAATTCAACGGCAACGGCCAGCAGGCAACCGGATATCGACCAAACCTGGTGGTGAATATCTCAGCCAGGCATGTCCACCTGACGCAGGAACATGTGGACATCTTGTTCGGCCAGGGGTATCAGCTCACCGAGATGAAACGGCTTTATCAGGCGACCGATTTTGCAAGCAACGAGACGGTGGCGGTCGTGGGCCCACGTCAACGGATGATTCCGAACATCCGCATCCTGGGTCCTTGCCGGAAGTTCAGCCAGGTCGAGCTGTCATTCACCGATGCGATTAGCCTTGGGATTGATGCTCCCGTACGAATGTCGGGGGACATCGAAGGAACGCCGGGCTGCTTGTTGATCGGGCCGAAAGGGAGCGTCGAACTGACCAAGGGGGTCATCCGGGCCGAGCGGCATGTTCACATGGGGGATCGTGACGCCGAGTACTACGGCGTGAAGGCGAAGGATCGGATGAACCTTCGGATTCATGGCCCCTGCCCGACCACACTGGAGGGCCTGCTGGTTCGGACCCATCCGGACTGGAAGCTGGAGGTCCACATCGATACCGACGAAGGAAACGCGAGTGACCTGGTTCATGCGACCAAGGTTGAACTGATCAAACCGTGA
- a CDS encoding BMC domain-containing protein, whose translation MASGNASGEALGMIECRGLVGIIEATDAMLKAANVTHVGRISVGGTYVTTVVRGDVGSVRAAVEAGAESASRVGDLVSAHVIPRPDPAVLGTFFA comes from the coding sequence ATGGCGAGCGGAAATGCTTCCGGAGAGGCGCTCGGGATGATCGAGTGCCGAGGACTGGTCGGCATCATCGAGGCGACCGACGCAATGCTCAAGGCGGCCAATGTGACCCACGTTGGTCGGATCAGCGTGGGCGGAACGTACGTCACCACGGTGGTTCGTGGGGACGTGGGGAGCGTTCGGGCAGCGGTCGAAGCCGGGGCCGAATCGGCCAGCCGGGTGGGAGACCTGGTCTCGGCACATGTGATCCCGAGGCCGGACCCGGCCGTGCTTGGCACTTTCTTCGCCTGA
- a CDS encoding BMC domain-containing protein — MANGSIHEALGMIETKGFVALVEATDAMLKAANVELAGWDKVGSGLVTAFVVGDVAAVKAAVDAGAAAASRIGEVLSVQVIPRPHEELGGVLSFAKAKAAAQAGTASTPKKEGA; from the coding sequence ATGGCCAATGGATCCATCCACGAAGCACTCGGGATGATCGAAACAAAAGGATTCGTCGCGTTGGTCGAAGCGACCGATGCGATGCTCAAGGCGGCCAACGTTGAGCTGGCCGGCTGGGACAAGGTCGGCAGCGGCCTGGTCACGGCGTTTGTCGTCGGCGACGTCGCGGCGGTCAAGGCAGCTGTCGATGCTGGAGCCGCGGCCGCAAGTCGCATTGGCGAAGTCCTGAGTGTTCAGGTGATTCCGCGACCGCATGAGGAGCTGGGCGGTGTCTTGAGTTTTGCCAAGGCCAAGGCGGCAGCTCAGGCCGGCACTGCGTCCACCCCCAAGAAAGAGGGAGCCTGA
- a CDS encoding carboxypeptidase-like regulatory domain-containing protein, with amino-acid sequence MIRLPFAFLGMLLIPSQVLSSDDRLVVVEGTAVFVGTDQPAAFVSLSFSQGGHPETTVTTDANGRFQWTPLRVLNLHAGPDGSNGPLCRVQVQDTRTSTWDIIHLGRGPLNESFRRRAEDQYIDSAETRWMRERGEPRLQVLCPPTGTSEIRLFSPDGLPLAHCSVELFPEGRRFGFHQETSARLSTQTDADGLLRLRWVEGMQRLRFIVPEIGFGATGWFEVVGGQTVQPQVPHLARFGEVQGRIAPGLIGKIDTVGIGETPWNASRAVCDADGRFSLRQVQPGPQTLRAFLDGQPVRVEQVKPTVVPGRRIEGLIVGPATERPPGVPHDLPGFVRRANENQEITWIEGIVTDTRGLPVSEAYVAVRAEFNTGMRFVGEQRSTTTDAHGNFRITGPFHKFTSTLLVIVSPKDKPPAVAYAPPPFPDTPDRPPLEITLADRGGTLLVTVLKDGRPLPNAGVRLDYVSPYGNLFPRTMIIGIPRAPDAVDPFSRIFPIGSTGPDGVVRFEYLLPGTYRIQAGEGQFPQARVMFPRVGNEAPVLGISEGIEVADGQTVAHSLSLQPRPTERHFRVLFPDGTPLNSRDFFITLPQSGSSSSFAVDDSGIGSHAFQAPGHHLVLVRFRDSKLHPNPDRAEPFYEATAQVAVSAAEPNAEPIPLRAVRRGPATLQVRLQNTDGQPARGTVLLVDWEESTDFAATTDETGLARFTELPSGSYRIRGILDGLEPPPIFTFSENPAAKLFRAPVAILGRAIELNSDDDQKVELRAEPVAYLDGLLLPRHGLQVRNDRVDVARDPARGRFEPSVLHDRETGRFRIGPLPVGTASLWITRAIDQDHQSLGPIDVELAQGINRLELAAPANTLASQEQRFPVPPSAARVFLENGEVPAFGARALLFSPSFAQPIGEGITDASGRLFWKGGWISLSNEEPAGRLPGPSVAVRLPGSNGAIVFRADDADAEAPRVVLPPPITVSGLVTIGGKPIGDRLGQIQVSAQHQGSGALSLALSLETTSRADGSFALSGLTPGRYLVQAARDQVWTSPSIELLVTDGEPLPDLALDIPEPGVPVLLQLVDANDRPAPDQPFRVVRSEGPYAARWPLTLRTDTTGSALLHGLETGTHTLQVKGTIEPLVIEVPPANDHSAGPLAVRAVLGNPSDE; translated from the coding sequence ATGATTCGCCTGCCTTTCGCCTTCCTCGGGATGCTCCTGATTCCTTCCCAGGTACTTTCATCCGATGATCGGCTTGTGGTGGTCGAGGGGACAGCCGTGTTCGTCGGGACCGACCAGCCCGCCGCCTTCGTCTCCCTCTCCTTTTCGCAAGGGGGTCACCCCGAAACGACCGTCACCACCGACGCGAATGGCCGCTTCCAGTGGACTCCGCTCCGCGTCCTGAACCTCCACGCCGGACCTGATGGATCGAACGGCCCACTCTGCCGTGTCCAGGTTCAGGACACCAGAACCTCAACCTGGGACATCATCCACCTCGGCCGAGGCCCACTCAACGAGTCCTTCCGGCGCAGGGCTGAGGACCAGTACATCGATTCTGCCGAGACCCGCTGGATGCGCGAACGCGGAGAACCCCGCCTCCAGGTTCTCTGCCCCCCGACCGGTACTTCCGAGATCCGGCTCTTCAGCCCCGACGGTCTCCCCCTCGCTCATTGTTCCGTTGAACTGTTTCCCGAGGGTCGCCGGTTCGGCTTCCATCAGGAGACCAGTGCCCGACTCTCCACCCAGACCGACGCCGATGGTCTTCTTCGCCTCCGCTGGGTCGAGGGAATGCAGCGTCTCCGCTTCATCGTCCCCGAAATCGGCTTCGGTGCGACCGGCTGGTTCGAGGTCGTCGGAGGTCAGACCGTACAGCCACAGGTCCCCCACCTGGCCCGCTTCGGCGAGGTTCAAGGACGGATTGCTCCCGGCCTGATCGGCAAGATCGACACCGTCGGCATCGGAGAAACCCCCTGGAACGCTTCTCGGGCCGTTTGCGACGCCGACGGCCGCTTCTCCCTCCGCCAGGTTCAGCCTGGACCGCAAACCCTCCGGGCCTTCCTCGACGGCCAGCCGGTTCGGGTCGAGCAGGTGAAACCCACGGTCGTCCCCGGCCGCCGTATTGAAGGGCTCATCGTCGGCCCCGCCACGGAGCGGCCGCCCGGCGTCCCGCACGATCTGCCCGGGTTCGTGCGTCGTGCCAACGAGAATCAGGAAATCACCTGGATCGAAGGGATCGTCACCGATACCCGGGGCCTTCCCGTCTCCGAGGCCTATGTCGCTGTCCGGGCCGAGTTCAACACCGGCATGCGGTTCGTGGGCGAGCAACGCTCGACCACGACCGACGCCCACGGCAACTTCCGCATCACCGGCCCGTTCCATAAGTTCACAAGCACCCTCCTCGTCATCGTCTCCCCGAAGGACAAGCCCCCGGCAGTGGCGTACGCCCCGCCTCCTTTCCCGGACACCCCCGATCGCCCCCCTCTCGAAATCACGCTGGCCGATCGGGGGGGAACCCTGCTCGTCACCGTCCTGAAGGATGGCCGGCCCCTTCCGAACGCGGGGGTCCGGCTCGATTACGTGAGTCCCTACGGGAACTTGTTCCCTCGGACCATGATCATCGGCATCCCTCGCGCCCCCGACGCTGTCGACCCTTTCTCCCGGATCTTCCCGATCGGCTCCACCGGCCCCGACGGAGTCGTCCGCTTCGAGTACCTCCTGCCTGGGACGTATCGCATTCAAGCGGGGGAGGGGCAATTCCCTCAGGCTCGTGTCATGTTCCCCAGAGTCGGAAACGAGGCTCCCGTCCTCGGCATCAGCGAGGGCATCGAGGTCGCCGACGGCCAGACGGTCGCGCACTCCCTGTCGCTCCAACCCCGCCCCACTGAGCGGCATTTTCGGGTCCTCTTCCCCGATGGGACACCACTGAATTCCCGAGACTTCTTCATCACCTTGCCCCAGTCCGGTTCCTCCTCCTCCTTCGCGGTTGATGACAGCGGCATCGGATCCCACGCCTTCCAGGCACCTGGACATCATCTCGTCCTCGTCCGGTTCCGCGACTCGAAGCTTCACCCCAACCCCGACCGCGCCGAGCCGTTCTACGAGGCCACCGCCCAGGTCGCCGTCTCCGCCGCCGAGCCGAATGCCGAGCCGATCCCGCTCCGAGCCGTTCGTCGAGGCCCCGCCACGCTCCAGGTCCGACTCCAGAACACGGACGGCCAGCCCGCCCGCGGAACGGTCCTGCTCGTTGACTGGGAGGAATCGACCGACTTCGCCGCAACCACCGATGAGACCGGCCTGGCCCGCTTCACCGAACTTCCCAGCGGTTCCTACCGCATCCGAGGTATCCTCGACGGCCTCGAACCACCTCCAATCTTCACCTTCTCCGAGAACCCGGCCGCCAAGCTCTTCCGTGCCCCGGTCGCCATCCTCGGCCGCGCCATCGAACTGAACTCCGACGACGACCAGAAGGTCGAACTCCGGGCCGAACCGGTCGCCTACCTCGACGGCCTCCTGCTGCCCCGCCACGGCCTCCAGGTTCGAAACGATCGGGTCGATGTTGCCCGCGATCCTGCACGCGGACGGTTCGAGCCGAGCGTCCTGCACGACCGCGAAACCGGCCGATTCCGGATCGGGCCGCTCCCGGTCGGCACCGCGTCCCTCTGGATCACCCGGGCCATCGACCAGGACCACCAGTCGCTTGGCCCCATCGATGTCGAGCTAGCCCAGGGCATCAATCGCCTGGAACTCGCCGCCCCTGCGAATACCCTAGCCTCCCAGGAGCAACGCTTCCCAGTCCCTCCTTCGGCCGCTCGCGTCTTCCTCGAAAACGGCGAGGTCCCCGCCTTCGGCGCTCGAGCCTTGCTCTTTTCCCCCTCCTTCGCGCAGCCAATCGGCGAAGGAATCACCGACGCTTCGGGCCGCCTCTTCTGGAAAGGCGGCTGGATCTCCCTCAGCAATGAGGAGCCTGCCGGCCGACTCCCTGGCCCCTCCGTCGCCGTCCGCCTTCCCGGGTCGAACGGCGCGATCGTCTTCCGGGCCGACGATGCCGACGCTGAAGCGCCTCGCGTGGTCCTTCCGCCTCCGATCACCGTCTCAGGACTCGTCACCATCGGAGGCAAACCGATCGGTGACCGCCTCGGCCAGATCCAGGTCTCGGCCCAACATCAAGGAAGCGGTGCGCTTTCCCTCGCCCTCAGTCTCGAAACCACCTCCCGGGCCGACGGCTCGTTCGCCCTTTCCGGTCTGACTCCCGGCCGCTACCTCGTCCAGGCGGCTCGTGATCAGGTCTGGACCTCACCCAGCATCGAGCTCCTGGTCACCGACGGGGAACCCCTCCCGGACCTTGCCCTCGACATCCCGGAGCCCGGCGTCCCTGTCTTGCTCCAACTCGTCGATGCCAACGATCGGCCTGCCCCCGACCAGCCGTTTCGGGTCGTCCGCTCCGAGGGTCCGTATGCAGCCCGATGGCCGCTCACGCTCCGCACCGACACGACCGGTTCGGCTCTCCTGCACGGCCTGGAAACCGGGACACACACCCTCCAGGTGAAGGGCACAATTGAGCCGCTCGTCATCGAGGTCCCTCCGGCCAACGATCATTCGGCTGGTCCCCTCGCCGTTCGAGCCGTCCTCGGCAATCCGTCCGACGAATAA
- a CDS encoding sensor histidine kinase, with the protein MSYRTFKHLLGETSLERKCRFIFGGGILLLVTISFYIYGRKTESLVIGQSRQAARMQVKPILEEIHLKAALVRPELAPIVDKVSRELTPKDGFQHFDWHVVKPFAEDADRRPRDEFERRIVDRFLQAAVRQRGDWDVNGVTRPYSFPDGTPAEYTEIGQDRSEYTYVQAVLFRPGCIASCHASPASDSVPAMVPIEMTSVDDDAPTSGLQQIDPQPPPLDDEPGLSYAAQYHDMIRLDETGKYARTQPGDLAGVVLVKLPMEQTNKAINRNRAILIATALVTAILAMFASWTIVRYIIVRPVKHLREVSDAIAAGRLNIRSRIQTGDEFEELSHAFNRMLHNLVAMQQELRDVNGDLDRKVDELAQANMALYEMNRIKSDFLATMSHELRTPLNSIIGFSEVLSGNEQLSEKQRRYASNIQNSGRMLLAMINDILDLAKIESGKMEVRSDDFSVREVCETLAVQMRPMAERKSIELECRLDEAIPLVRQDQGKLRQIVYNLLSNAIKFTPEGGRVILSAKAEGRSIVVAVADNGVGIAAEDREVIFEKFRQAGIPGQSADVLIREHQGTGLGLSIVRELARMLGGDVTLDSEPGRGSTFTVIIPQQLPGDRRIEVALSDGTIDLSKARRIEHHPAASTIGVAIPATPDRRSRPEAFKARSGFRIDPGDSES; encoded by the coding sequence GTGTCGTATCGCACCTTCAAGCACCTGCTCGGCGAAACGAGCCTGGAGCGAAAGTGCCGGTTTATCTTCGGCGGCGGCATTCTGCTGCTGGTCACGATCAGCTTCTACATCTACGGTCGCAAGACCGAAAGCCTGGTCATCGGCCAGAGCCGTCAGGCCGCCCGGATGCAGGTCAAGCCAATCCTTGAGGAGATTCACCTCAAGGCTGCGCTCGTCCGTCCCGAACTGGCCCCGATCGTCGACAAGGTGTCTCGGGAACTGACCCCCAAAGACGGCTTCCAGCACTTCGACTGGCACGTCGTCAAGCCGTTTGCCGAGGACGCCGACCGCCGCCCTCGCGACGAATTCGAACGCCGGATCGTTGATCGCTTTCTCCAGGCCGCCGTCCGCCAGCGCGGCGATTGGGACGTCAACGGCGTGACTCGCCCCTACAGTTTCCCCGACGGTACTCCGGCCGAATACACCGAAATCGGCCAGGATCGCTCGGAATATACCTATGTGCAAGCCGTTCTCTTTCGTCCCGGCTGCATTGCTTCCTGCCACGCCAGCCCCGCCTCCGACTCGGTCCCTGCGATGGTGCCGATCGAGATGACCAGCGTGGATGACGACGCCCCCACCTCCGGCCTGCAACAGATCGATCCGCAGCCCCCCCCCCTCGACGACGAACCCGGCCTCTCTTACGCCGCCCAGTATCATGACATGATCCGCCTCGACGAGACGGGCAAGTACGCCCGCACCCAACCCGGCGACCTCGCCGGCGTCGTTCTGGTCAAGCTGCCGATGGAGCAGACCAACAAGGCCATCAACCGCAACCGAGCCATCCTGATCGCCACGGCCCTGGTTACAGCCATCCTGGCAATGTTCGCCTCCTGGACGATCGTCCGCTACATCATCGTCCGTCCGGTCAAGCACCTCCGCGAGGTCTCCGACGCCATCGCCGCCGGCCGACTCAATATCCGCAGCCGCATCCAGACCGGAGACGAGTTCGAGGAGCTCTCCCACGCCTTCAACCGCATGCTCCACAACCTCGTCGCCATGCAGCAGGAACTGCGCGACGTCAACGGCGATCTCGACCGCAAAGTCGATGAGCTGGCCCAGGCCAACATGGCCCTCTACGAGATGAACCGGATCAAGAGTGATTTCCTCGCCACCATGAGCCACGAACTCCGAACACCCTTAAATAGCATTATTGGCTTCTCCGAAGTCCTCTCCGGAAACGAACAGCTCAGCGAGAAACAGCGCCGTTATGCGTCGAACATCCAGAACAGTGGTCGCATGCTCCTCGCGATGATCAACGACATCCTCGACCTCGCCAAAATCGAGTCCGGCAAGATGGAGGTCCGCTCCGACGACTTCTCCGTCCGAGAAGTCTGCGAAACCCTCGCCGTGCAAATGCGCCCGATGGCCGAGCGCAAAAGCATCGAGCTCGAATGCCGGCTCGACGAGGCCATCCCGCTCGTGCGACAGGACCAGGGGAAACTCCGACAGATCGTTTACAACCTCCTTTCCAACGCCATCAAGTTTACACCCGAAGGAGGCCGCGTAATCCTCTCGGCCAAAGCCGAAGGCCGATCCATCGTCGTCGCCGTGGCCGACAACGGTGTCGGCATTGCAGCCGAGGACCGCGAGGTCATCTTCGAGAAGTTCCGCCAGGCCGGCATCCCCGGCCAGTCGGCCGACGTCCTGATCCGAGAGCACCAGGGAACCGGGCTCGGCCTCTCGATCGTCCGGGAACTGGCCCGGATGCTCGGCGGCGACGTGACCCTCGACAGCGAACCCGGTCGGGGTAGCACCTTCACCGTGATCATTCCCCAGCAACTCCCCGGCGATCGTCGCATCGAGGTCGCCCTCTCCGACGGCACCATTGACCTGTCCAAAGCCCGCCGAATCGAACACCACCCCGCCGCCTCGACCATTGGCGTAGCCATCCCGGCCACTCCCGATCGACGCTCCCGCCCCGAAGCCTTCAAGGCCCGCTCTGGATTCCGGATCGATCCCGGAGATTCTGAATCATAA
- the mutM gene encoding bifunctional DNA-formamidopyrimidine glycosylase/DNA-(apurinic or apyrimidinic site) lyase has translation MPELPEVETMVRGLRPALQGRIIRKLTVIDPHLLSNCDAKSLERNGRGARVESVNRRGKWVVIILTAPRGIIVIQPRMTGAFYLVDSELARHIRLTFSMADPKPYAAVHYNDPRRLGRIAWYPDLDSATLAFSKSHGPDALLISADDLAARLSRTSRPIKPTLLDQKVLAGIGNIYADEILHRSGIHPERPANSLDRPSIDLMHRAMGEVLADAIAAEGSSFDQGYRTVLGLEGGFLAINHVYGRTGEPCKVCQTPIVRARIAGLIGRSSHFCPTCQPGDGPVESLPPTRKRPRKDHTTPS, from the coding sequence ATGCCCGAGCTTCCCGAGGTCGAAACCATGGTTCGCGGCCTCCGGCCCGCCTTGCAGGGCCGTATCATCCGCAAACTCACGGTCATCGATCCCCATCTCCTTTCCAATTGCGACGCCAAAAGCCTCGAACGCAACGGCCGAGGCGCACGCGTCGAATCGGTCAATCGCCGCGGCAAATGGGTGGTGATCATCCTGACTGCACCCAGAGGGATCATCGTCATCCAGCCGAGGATGACCGGAGCCTTTTATCTGGTCGATTCCGAGCTGGCCCGGCACATTCGGCTCACCTTCTCGATGGCCGATCCCAAACCTTACGCCGCCGTTCACTACAACGACCCCCGGCGGCTCGGCCGGATCGCCTGGTATCCCGACCTCGATTCCGCCACACTCGCCTTTTCCAAATCCCACGGTCCCGACGCCCTGCTCATTTCGGCCGACGACCTTGCCGCCCGGCTCTCCCGGACCTCCCGTCCCATCAAGCCCACCTTGCTCGACCAGAAAGTGCTCGCCGGCATCGGCAATATCTATGCGGATGAGATCCTCCACCGCTCCGGCATCCATCCCGAGCGTCCTGCCAACTCGCTCGATCGTCCCTCCATCGACCTCATGCACCGTGCCATGGGCGAGGTTCTTGCCGACGCCATCGCCGCCGAGGGCTCCAGCTTCGACCAGGGGTACCGCACCGTTCTTGGCCTCGAAGGTGGTTTCCTCGCCATCAATCATGTCTACGGACGCACCGGCGAACCCTGCAAGGTCTGCCAGACTCCGATCGTCCGCGCCCGAATTGCCGGCCTCATCGGCCGTTCCAGCCATTTCTGCCCCACCTGTCAGCCCGGCGATGGCCCAGTCGAGTCGCTTCCCCCCACTCGCAAACGACCCAGGAAGGATCACACCACCCCATCATAA
- a CDS encoding DeoR/GlpR family DNA-binding transcription regulator translates to MLVESRRRTLLDLVSRQGFATLEELVKATGASESTIRRDLEALDQAGAIKRTHGGAVCSGEVRSMPALDDRVTTAAEEKRAIGRAICDLIEDGETVLLDGGTTTLEVARALVGRPLQVVTNSLPIAALLASSKETDLILIGGYVYPRTGVAMGPLAVATMQGIRVRRAVLGAGGITGEGVFNSNSLLVETERQMMTCGQEILIAADHSKFGRQSLSKLCGLDEVDRVVTDSQLSDPDREMLEEAGVALTIAPINPIEDNSDHRTSARTPGSRSVSR, encoded by the coding sequence ATGTTGGTCGAATCGCGGCGTCGGACCTTGCTAGACCTGGTGAGCCGACAGGGCTTTGCGACCCTGGAGGAACTGGTGAAGGCGACCGGAGCGTCGGAAAGTACGATTCGGCGCGATCTGGAAGCCCTGGATCAGGCAGGGGCGATCAAGCGGACCCACGGCGGAGCAGTTTGCTCGGGCGAGGTGCGGTCGATGCCAGCGCTCGATGACCGGGTGACGACTGCTGCCGAGGAAAAGCGGGCGATCGGCCGGGCCATTTGCGACCTGATCGAAGATGGCGAGACGGTCTTACTGGACGGTGGGACGACCACCCTGGAGGTGGCTCGGGCTTTGGTGGGGCGGCCCTTGCAAGTGGTGACGAATAGCTTGCCGATTGCGGCGCTGCTGGCATCTAGCAAGGAAACCGACCTGATCCTGATCGGCGGGTACGTTTACCCCCGAACTGGCGTGGCGATGGGGCCCCTGGCCGTGGCCACGATGCAAGGCATCCGAGTACGCCGGGCAGTGCTGGGAGCAGGTGGAATCACTGGTGAAGGCGTGTTCAATTCGAACAGCCTGCTGGTCGAGACCGAGCGACAAATGATGACATGCGGGCAGGAAATCCTGATCGCCGCGGATCATTCGAAGTTTGGCCGCCAGTCCCTTTCGAAGCTTTGCGGGCTTGATGAGGTCGACCGCGTGGTGACGGACTCTCAGCTTTCCGACCCGGATCGGGAGATGCTGGAGGAGGCCGGTGTGGCGCTGACCATCGCTCCGATCAACCCGATTGAAGACAACTCCGACCATCGAACGTCGGCCCGAACCCCTGGATCGAGGAGCGTCTCCCGATGA